The sequence below is a genomic window from Physeter macrocephalus isolate SW-GA chromosome 19, ASM283717v5, whole genome shotgun sequence.
aaaaatatctgattAACAAAAGCTAATGACACACCACCAGGGCTGCTGGCTCTCAGTAAGCATGCCATGTACTGCAGCCGCATAACACTGGTCCAGAACATTCTATCTACTTAAACAGTACCTTTGCGATGGTGTCCTGCAATCGATTGGCATCATTCCGGGTGTGAGCCAGATCTTCCTGCAGGCTACTGGCCAgagtctctgctttttctttgtcCAGCCTGACACTCTCCAGGAGATCCTGAATGTCAGACTTGTCTCCAGAGTTATGGATGGAATACAGCTCCGCCACTTTCTGCTTCTCGTTCTCCAGCTGGGCCTTCAGGCGATTCATCTCGATCTGGTCACTGGCCACTGTGGCTTTGAACTCCTCCAGCGTGGCTGCCAAGGCTGCCTTGCCCTTCTGCTCAGACTCAACGATTCGCTCCATGTGGTGGTTGCGCTCTTTGAGTGCCCCGATCATCTCCTGAGCTTCCTTGTTGTCTTGCTCAGCCATCTTCAAAGTATTGCTTAAATGCTGCTGGACGCCAAGAAGCTGCTCCCGTTCAAAACGGGTGTTCTCAGCTAGATCCATGTAGCGCTGCTCCAGTTCCATGTAGCGTCCACTTTTTACATCTTCGTCTATGACATAGGAAATGTGATGCTCATCTAGAAGGGAGCGGAAATATTCGATCTGTCGGCTGAAGTGTTCCAACTTATCGCTTTGCTGACATAACGACTCCATGAGAATCACCTTCTCCTCTCCGAGCCTTTCGTTTTCGCTGTTCAGCTCCTGGGTGATCTGCTGTAGATCAGCGAGCTCTTGCAGAGTCGCCTGAAGTTCCTCACTCGTACTGTGTTGGTTCTCCTCCATCTGGTGTATCCGTTCCGTCAAACAAGCGACGGACACTTCGCTGGCGTTCCCGCTGCTCCCCTTCCGAGAGCGCTCTATGCTCGGAATGCCTTCTGACTCCGAGGACGACGGTGCGTCCAGGGCGTCATCGCTGGACGTGAGGGGCTGGTACACCTCGCTGCACTCGCTGTCCAGGTTGTCCATAGAGTTACTGTGCTGATGGTCCATGAGGGTGTTTTCATCCTGGCTCAGGAGATCCTCCACTGACCCAGGGGCAGACCCCTCCACCGAGGAAGTCAGAGTCCCCCCTCCATCGCTCTGGTTACCAGGGGTGATCTCTGGGCTCAGGGACTGATAGCCAAACAGTTTTTCAGAATGGTCTAGCCGCTGCTCCAGGGAGAAGCCCAGTGCGTTCAACCTGTCCTTTagcattctgttttcatttttcagctGGTTGAGCTCCTCGCGGATGGCAGTATTCTGTTCCTGTAACTGCAATAAAGTGGACTCGACGTCAGTGGGCTGGTGAACAATGATGGCTTCCTTCTCGGACTTCTCATCCCCCCCAGGAGGATCCTCGTTAATGCCCAGCTGAGCACGCATGTCTCGGAGTTCAttcctcaaatgtaaaatctCCACGTCTTTGGTTTTTGCCAAGGTGAGAAGATCCTTCACTTTGGCTTCCAGAGCAGCTTTGTCACTGATCTGATTGTCCGATTTGGACTTGCTCATACGAATGTCGCATTCCGTAGCCGTGCGACTGCGGGAACGTTTAGCCAACGCCATGTCACTAGCCCCCTGACCTGCAGAAGGTAGTTTTTTGCTCTGGTTTAGTCGGGTACGTTCACGTAATCTTTCTCTAGTAGAACTGGATTCTTTACTACCTGTGGAAGTGCTCCGCTTGGTTGAAGAACTCGTGCCTACATGTTTAAGACAAAGAATATAAGACAAAAACTTAGCAATAGAAAGGCacatagtgggacttccctggtggcgcagtggttaagaatccgcctgccaatgcagaggacacaggtccgatccctggtccgggaagatcccacatgccgcagagcaactaagcttgtacaccacaactactgagcctgcactctagagctcgtgagccacagctactgaagcccgtgcgcctagagcccatactctgcaacaagagaggccaccacaatgagaagcccatgcaccgaaacgaagagtagcccccgctcgccgttaACTAGAGAAAGCgtacgcgcagcaacaaagacccaacgcagccaaaaataaataaataaagaaataaattttaaaaagaaaggcacaTAGTTATGCCCCAGGTCGAATGAGATATAATCTAAGGATCTATAATCATAATCACACAGTGATTCTGACCTACTCTAAATCTGCCTGAGAGTCTGGTTACTGTAAAGTTGTTTCCTCCAAACTGGAAGATCAATCATCTTTTAATTATCAATGAAAAATGAAGTTATACACTGAGTTGTATACCGCAAAGGGGTGAGTGTTAtggaatgtgaattatatctcaataaagctttcacattaaaaaaaagctatACACATGAACTTGAATCCCAAACCATGGCTTTCAACAGGTGGCCAGGGACATAGTATCTAGGGCAAGCCAGATGAAGGTGACTCTAGGGATAGCCAGTCAGGTAGCAAACTAACGGCAGAAACAGACAGTGAAGGAAGATTACAGATGACACAGAAGTGAGAGGCAGCCTGtggacaaacaaaaaacctaagcTACCTACAATAACCACAAAAACTATGATCAAAGTAAATGCAAAAAATTTTTCACACCATAAAATGCCACATAAATAGTACCAATAATAAGAATTATTAGAATAGACAACATGCACTTATACTTACTACATACACATATTAACACTTCATACACATTAATTTACACAAGCTTCATTATCATCATCCTGTTTTACAGACGAAGAAACCCAAAAAGAGATGTTAAACAATCTGCTGACATCCCACAGGTAATACATGGATGAGCCAAGATTCACACACAGGCAGGCAGTCTAAGCAGTATGCCACTTTGCCTCCCTAAGTGTTAGAAAACGATGCTGCATCACTGCTAAGTTATAACAGCACGTTCATCAAATATGCTGCACAAGGCACACCATTACTTAACTCCTAAAATTTTAAACCTGTGCAAACAATTGACATGATcatgtatttaatataaaaagaacagGAGTATGTTTAAATACCCACAAACGCTTAAGGAAATCATTAGactattttttactttgaaaaataagtcCTAGACCTGaccaattaatatttttaaagaaccaactgGTTCTTTATATGGCAGGCAACAGGCTAACCAGGTAATGGGGAGTAAAAGGTCTACACGAGGGAGGATGATGTGGGAAGACAGCCACTAATTCTGCCAGGGATCAGGCGTAAAGCAGGGGAGGGAATGCTGGTGGCCACACGACAAATGAGGACAAGGTAGTGGAAGCAGCATCATACACAGGAAGGGAAAGTAAGGTCCTAGAGTCGATGGAAGCAGCAGGGGAAGGTTTCCATAGGGCCCTGAATGCCAGGGAGAACTTGGTGAGTTGCAGCAACAAACGTTCAATAAATTTTCTTGAGCAgggaagaaacacagagaaagactACTTTGATGGAAATTAAGCTAGAAGATGCGAAGTGAAacatgaggaagaaggaagagcagTAAAACTAAAGGAAGGCCTGCATTCGGGGAGCAAGAGCTAGATCTCCATAAGAGCAGAAAAGGGATAATAAATCtgtaaaagatttcaaaggcagaAGTAACAGGATTAGGAGGAACAACTGCAAATGGAggccaaaagaggaaaaagatgggGCAACTGATCCGGGGAGGTGATAACTGAGTCCAGCCTTGTGAGGGCAGGAGGCACTGGTCAGCAGGGAACCATGGGTGCGCATCCAGGGAATTCTAAAGGCTAGAACCAGGAGGAGATACTGGTGGGATTAGAGTACTGAATTTCCTTCTTACCACACAAGCTAGAGTGTTAAATGTGGTGATGACCCCAGGCTTGAGGGTGAAAGACTTAAGGTCCAGTCTCTGCTCCATCACCAGCTTTGAGGCCTGGTACAAAATGGGCACCCAGTAAGCATTCACTGAGCAAATGAATGCATGGCCCTGAGCAAGATACTTGAGCTTTCTAAGTGTAGCTTGCCATCTCTAAAATGAGACTAATGATAGCCTCTACTTCACAGGGCTGTAGTGAGGATAAAATGGAATAACGCCTCTAAAGCAAAGTAAGGACTTCCATGTTTCCTCCTGGTGATCATATTGCACTGCTATTACAATTAACAGTGGGGCGTGACCTGGAGTGGGCAGAAGAATCCACAGAGGGTCACAGCAGGAGAGATGACAGTAGGCAAACCTGGGCTAGGAAAAAATCCAATACACACAAGAGGGGACAAGAGCCTAAATAATGATAGCAAAAGAAGGTCTGCTATAATTTCTGCCAATTTGCTTTCATATACTTTATTACAAACATATGACCTTAAGTTTATAGGAAGTTTCaaagtttttttctgtaagtgtAAGAAGTAAAATATAACATTACTCCTTGGACTACAGAATGAGATCTAGAAACAAACTGCTgctaatgaaggaagaaagaatggtagGACTGGAATGAATGGATCTAGGCATCAACCATCAGAGGCTGCTAACAACATGGAGCGGGACACAACCAGAAACAATGGGCCTCCTGACGGACAGACAACTATTACCTAGGAAGGAATTTTGGCAGGGGTAAGAGGAAGGAACCTGAGTCTGTCCCATCAAGGCTCTAAATTCAATGACATTTATAGTTaacagagagaataaaagaataaaatcaaggACATCATAGGAATGTGACATCAAAATCCAgatcacgggacttccctggtggcacagtggttaagaatccgcctgccaatgcaggggacactggttcgacccctggtccgggaagatcccacatgccgcggagcaacgaagcctgtgtgccacaactactgaagcccgcacgcctagagcccgtgctctgcaacgaagaaTGGCccacgctcgctgcaactagagaaagcccgcgtgcagcagcaaagacccaacgcagccaaaaataaataattaattaaaaaaaaaaatccagatcaCGAGAGGCAGTTTcatagtggtccagtggttagggctcggcgctttcactgccagggcctgggttcaatccctggttggggaactaagatcccgcaagccacagaGCACGACCCAAGGGTGGGGGGACATCAAGATCATGGGAAACTCTACAGATCAAACAACCAGTTTCCACAAAAATTAAATTGCAAGAAAAAAGTGGGATGAACTCATagatttaaaatgaagatttaagAGACACTTCACCAATTACTATATATGGACCTTAAGTGAATCCTGGTAAATTCTGAtccaaacaaataagtaaatatatgtatgtaatatttataagacagttagaaatttaaatacttactgaataatTTATGATTTGAGAAatgattattaattattttaaggacTGATAATgatattatgaatatatttttaaaagaatccttGCCTTTcaaagataattaaatatttgtggatgacatctggaatttgcttcaaaataataagaGGGGGAAGGTGGGTGTCAAGGAGCTAAGAGTGGCCATCAGGTGATAGGGGTGATGAGTACACAGAGATGAAATACCAGATACTTTTGggcatgtttgaaattttctacgATTAGATGGAATTCCCTAAATACCACTGCACTCACCTACTCAAACACAAAGGCAGTGTAACCCTCACACCAAGTGCGCGCATACCTGTGCTACTCTTGGGTCTGTTCTCCATGGTGCTCATGGCAGGCACGGATGCTGACGGTGCTGCGGAAGGGCAGgtgcttttcttccctttgacACCATTAGTCACAGTCACCCCTCCAGCCATCCCAGCTAAAAGGTCATCACTGCTCTTGGTCTAGAAGCaacagaagataaaaacaaattgaTTAGATGAagcaagattaaataaaattttgacacTAAACAAAGCCCTGGACTTTTACGCTGAGTTCAAGAAATCTACAAGGACTTTCTGACAGTTACCAAGCAGCACATCACTCTGTGCTACAGAAGCAGAACTTCTTCACTGCTTCATAAATGATcacacacttctttttttaattaattttattaaatcttcacCCTAGTatatacctcttttttttcttttataaagccatttttaatgttattttatttagttatttagttatttattttggctgcactgcacacagcatgcagcatcttagttccccacccagggatcaaacctgtgccccctgcattggaagcgtggagtcttaaccactggacctccagggaagtcccacacacacgtcttcttaaaatatgaaaatcataaTGTACTCAGAGATGTTATAGAAGCCCACTGTGTGCCCCCACATGCCAGATTCAGTGAGGGGTGGGAGAAAGTACAGACATCCTCCTTGCTACCGCTCATCTAGGATGTGACTCCAGGATAGCGACATCACATGTGCTATCTCAGGAAAGGTCTGTAAGGCCACAGGAAATGCCACCTTGCAGTTTCTAGAGAGAAGCAGTACTGAGGGTCAGGAGGAATCTTCACTGCTCTGAAGTGATGCAACGATGGAGCCAATGTCTAAAAGAAgttattctgaaatttatttttcttacctctatttttttttttgtagtctaATTTAAGCCAAAATTtaaaggagggtttttttttttaaaagcctaagtaatatacaaataaaaaactaGAGATTTTATGGTTAGAGTGAGGGTTAAATGATCATACTACTCGAGAAAGaccatttgtaatatttatttatgttttatgaagatgactgaaaaaaatgtgagctttttaaaaagaaaacaagcactCTGGAGAACTGGATTGGGTATAAAATTGTTACTTaagaaaaacagtgaagaaaTCTGATTTTACTTCTAGAAATGAGAGAGAACAAAGAGGAGTTAAAGgtctgtgggggaaaaaaaaaaccctgctttaaaataaaataaccaaaagtTTTGCCCACTAAGGTGAAGGCACAAGTTAACCAGCCAACTTATGTTGTTTCCCATTGAGATAATCACCCTTGGATAATCACAatgaattcatttctacaaattAAAATGGTTCAAAAACAACTCATCTCTAAATCTGAAGCCTCTCCCAGTTCTAAATGTCAGTGACTGTATATGGAGTAGTACCATTAGGTAGGTCAATCTATCTTACTAAAAAagaggcagagggcttccctggtggcgcagtggttgcgagtccgcctgccgatgcaggggacacgggttcgtgccccggtctgggaagatcccacatgccgcggagcggctgggcccgtgagccatggctgctgagcctgcgcgtccggagcctgtgctccgcaaagggagaggccacaacagtgagaggcccgcataccgcaaaaaaaaaaaaaaaaaaaaagaggcagaaagaagattaatgttttaaatgaattgtCAGAATTAAGCTTTGGTAATTTAAGGTTGTCACATTATGAAAAATCTAGATCACATAATAAGAAAGGGGGATATTGCATTAATCATTAAGGATTGTTCATATTCTTTAAGACTAGTTTCTCTTAATGAAACTGGTTATCAAGtatgatgcaaaaaaaaattgtaaatcaagtTACACCCCCTCCCTGTCAATTTGTACCTCGTTTACTAATCAGTAAATAAACTTAGCATACTCTtacattttcaaatcattttttatattgttaataaaagttaaaattatcttTGAACTAATTTTCCTTCCTCCATAAGTTAAATATTCTTTCCTTCCATAATAATTACATCGGAAGACCACCCTACATACTCCTGTAAAAAGTGGCTGAATTGTCACAGTTCTCTGTTTACAATTTGCCTTTGGGTAATGgcaaagttaaacatacatcaGAGCACCAAATCAAAATCTATGCAATTATCACAATAACTAGAATAATACAATACTGTCACATGAATTAACCAAACTATATATATAGGCACTTGATTTGTATGACCAAAGAAGCAGTACAGAAAAAATggagttttcaataaatggtgctaggtcaactgtatattcacaaaggaaaaaaagatgaatgagcCCTATTTCATaccatatcaaaaataaattccaaggcTATCATTCAAAATCCTGAatgataaaaaattgaaaaatttgactacataaaaatcttaagaaaaaatttaaatttttgcatggccaaaaaaaaataagcaaagtttaaaaataaaatccacacaTGAGAAACTGGGTAAGTATACTTGCAATATCTCACAGATAAAGGGCTAATATCCCTAATACacaaataactcttaaaaattaaggGGAAAGAGACCAAAAAGCACACAGAATAGCGAGCAAAATGAACAATCACATACAATCAACTCACACAAATGTACGAAAGAAGGTGATTAGTCAGTCTAACTCATATTAGAAATACAAAGTAAACAACATTGAGATACCACTTCTCACCTCAGACTGgcacaaaaggaaaaagtatgaCACACTCCTTTGGGAAGGATGTGAGGAAACAGGCACTCTCACAAGTTGTTGGCGAGAATGCGGCTTGATTGACAGAGCCTTACAGAAGGAGTCAGGTGACATCTAACAAAGCTACATACACCTTTACCTCctgcccagcaatcccacttctaggaatttaaacCTGAAGACACACTTCCAATAAGACAAAAATACATTTGCATAAAGTTactcattgcagcattgtttttaGTTGCAAAATACTGGAAACACCTTAAACGCCTGTACATAGGTTAGTAGCTGAATAAACTATATACATCCATACAACAAAATGTTAAACAGAAAGACTGCTAAAAAGTGGTGTGAAGAGATTTCTAGAATacattaagtggaaaaaagcCAAGTGCAAAAGTATACCTAATTATGTCAACTTTTGTGTAAGAAAGcggaaatacaaaataaacatctgCTCATTTATgcaaaaagaaacatagaaaaacTAAATTAGACTGCTTACCTCTAAGCAGTGGGTGGAGACAGAGTAAGGAGGATGGGGGGGCACTTCTCTGACCACATCTCATACAGTTGTAATGCGTGGAACCACGGGAGTGCTTCACGTGTTCACAAtgaataattaaacaaacaaGGGTGGGGGGACCCTAAAGTGGAACACGATGGGAACAAATGGACACAACTCCATTTCAAATGAATCATACAACCACATGGGGTTGGGATGGGGGCAATCAAGTATCTTTTGAACACACTCTTTTGACCATAAACCCTCAAACTCTCAAGCtaaatacaaaaaagtataaattCTGAATTCCAGCTGGTTGAATTGTTTTTTGCAGTGGTAACAGTGAGCAAAtctgtattttctgtatattctaggattgagaaaataaatctattaTAGATAACCAATGCCACTGTCAGAGGAAGGGATTACAATTATGGAAAGTGCAAAGGCTACTAGCAACCTTGTGTAGTAACTGGAATTGGAAGTATCAGTGTGAACTCTGAGGTTTTAATGTGTATGGAGAGAAGCAGATACAGAAATTGGTACAGATATGCATGTACACACGTGTGCACGCTCCTATCTCTGTCTGCTGAAAGGGCTTAGAAACAATATGTGCAAAAGCCATGAGCACACCTAGCTTCCAGATGGTTTAAATTCTACCCCCCACTGAAAAGATCAAGGCCTCCTTGAAGACAaggctgattctagggctgggtCTGGAAAAGCAGGAAATTTACTGtgacagaaattaagaaattgctcagagaggggcttcccaggtggcgcagtggttaagaatccgcctgctaatgcagggcacacgggttcgagccctggcctaggaagatcccacatgccgcagaactaagcccaggcgccacaactactgagcctgcactctagagcccgcttgctgcaactactgagcccgcatgcctagagcccgtgctctgcaacaagagaagccactacagtgagaagcccgcgcaccgcaacggagaagcccccgctcgctgcaactagagaaagctcgtgcacagcaacgaagacccaacgcggccaaaaataaattaaaaaaagaaagaaagaaagaaagaaattgcacAGAGAATACGAGGAACATGTCAGAAGGACACAAGAGCCAGCTTGAAGGGACACCCACTGGCCAAACTGGGGACaatctgagcatcaaaataaatgatgCAAACAGTTTACAGCCCACTGAAGAAGAATCCATGAATCCACActaatataaatacacaaatgggaGAAAAGTAAAAACTCTTCCTTATAGTAGAATGctaactaataaatgtagaaagaatgatGGAATTATAAAATTACCACTTGGCAAAAATCATAGTAATAATCATAGTAATAATTGATTCTGGAAAGAATTACTAAAAATTGCTAAAACTAACGTGAAAATTTGATGAGAGAAAGGATATTTACAGTGTCAAAGTATTTTCGACAAGATACTTATTTTTACAAAAGGCAACATAGTAACCTGATAGTGGAGGAACCTAGCAGACACCACCTTCACCAAGTTATCATCACCAGGAACACTGACACCACACACCACGTGCCTCTGGAAATGCTGCACCTAGGAGGCCCAGCTTCTGTGGGACTCCTGCGGGACCCTGCAGCCCCAGCCTACAGAAACACTGACAAACCCAAATGTGGAGGCCAGTCAGCCAAACAAACGGGACTACATACTTTAGTAAATGTCAAGGTcctaaaagacaaagactgaggaACTATTCCAAATTTAAGGAGAATGAAGAACAGCTATAAGCAATTCACGACCCCGGACTgaatcctggaccagaaaaaaatttttcttctcttttttgctaAAGTGGACATTAGCACAATTGGTGAAATTTAACTAAAGTCTACAGATCAGATACTAGCATTTTATCAATGTTCATTTCCAGATGTTATAATTGTACTATGGTTATAAGAGAATGGTCTTgtttttttaggaaatacacactgaaatattcaGCAGTAAAGGAGCATTAGCTCTACAATTTACACTTAAacagatcaagaaaaaaattatgtatttctgggggcttccctggtggctcagtggttaagaatccgcctgccaatgcaggggacacgggtttgagccctggtccgggacgatcccacatgccacggagcaactaagcccatgttccacaactactgagcctgtgctctaagagtctgtgagccacaactactgagcccatgtgccacaactactgaagcccacgcacctacagcccgagctctacaacaagagaagccaccgcaccacaacgaagagtagcccccgctcactgcaactagagaaagcctgtgcacagcaacgaagacccaacgcagccaaacaattaattaattaattaaaacaaaaagaagtagaaagagaagGCACAGAGTAGGAGAATATATGTACAACGCATATAAATGACAAAGGGTTCACGTCTAGAATAGGTAAAGAATGATAAATCAGTACAAAGAAACACACTGCACCACCTCAGCCACTAGGACAGCTactaacaaaaaacagaaaaaacaagtgTTTGCAAGGATTAGCAAAAGGgcaacccttgtgcactgttagtgggaatataaaatgctgCAGCTGCTGTGTTAAACAGTATGGtcattcttcaaaaattaaaaatcaaactaccatacaaccccacaattccacttctgggtatatacccaaaagaattgaaagcagggtctctaAGAGATATTTGCACGCCCATGTTCACAgctattattcacaatagccaaaaggtagaagcaacccaagtatctgCTGATGGAagcatggataaacaaagtgtgatctatacatacagtggagtattattcagccttaaaaaggaaggaaattctgcaatatgctacaacGTAGATGACTCTGAAGACATTTTGCTACGGTAAGtaggccagtcacaaaaagacaaatactgtgtaatTCTACTCATATGAAGTACTCAGAGTAGTCAgactcacagagacagagagtggaatggtggttgccagggactgggaggaggaatggggagttggtGTTCAATGGGGACAGAGTCTCAgtctgggaaaatgaaaaagttttgaagATGGACGGTGGTGACAGTTActcagcaatgtgaatgtacttaatgccacaaaactgtacacttaacaatagttaagatgataaatgttatgtgtgttttaccacacacacacacacacacacacacacacacgttgaggaaaaaaagacaccACAGTAAATATATGGGCAAGTGATTTGAACAGGCACTTCACATAAGAGAATATCTAAATGTccactaacatttaaaaataagacatgaaaaggtgcttaatCTCATTGATAACaatgcaaatgcaaattaaagccacttTATAACACCTCTATGAATGGTTACAATGAAAAGAGTAATGTAAGTGCAGGTGAGGATGTGGGGCATCCCAGAGTAACCCCTTTGGGAAATGACTGGCCATCTACCTGTGAAAGGTGAACGCCATGCACCctacaacccagcaatttcactcctggttACGGAGTCAACAGAAATGGGTGCACCTGCGTATAAAAGACATGTGTAGGATGTTCATAACAGTACTATGACTAATAGCCCCAAAGGAAACTCCAGATAGATGTCCATCAAGGGCAGAAGAGGTGTATGGCTTGTGGACATTCCACGGTTAGTAATCAGCAAGGAGGAGCTGCTTACacatgaatgtatatacaaaacagacagactcacagacatagaaaacaaacttatggttaccaaaggggaaggtggcaggggggtggataaattaggagtacaggattaacagatgcacactactatacataaaataagataagcaacaaggatttactacagcacagggaactataatcaatattttgtaagacctataatggaaaataatctaaaaaaatatataatacagctgaatcactttgttgtacacctgaaaccaacacaatattgtaaatcaattatacttcaattaaaaaaaaaaaaaaaagggaggagttGCTACTATAGGCAACAACAGAGATGAATATCATGACCTAAACAGAGTTAAGGAAACCAGACACACATAAAAAGAACTTCATGTCCAATTACATCTATATAAAGATCCAAAACAGGCAAAATGAATCTTGGGGGCTAGAAGTTAGGGTGGTAGTTACttccagagaggaaggaaagggcagTGATGAAGGGGGCACAGAGGGGTCAGCGGGGAGGCCACTGAAGTGAAGGCAGGCTTTGCTTCCTGATGTGGCTGGTGGCCCAGGGTACATTCACCCCTCACTAAACCCAACACAGACACTTTGTGAACTTCTCTGGGTGTATGCTCTACTttatcagaaaagtaaaaacaaaacaagaaacaactctgCACTTTCCAACTTGCCTTTTACAC
It includes:
- the SPECC1L gene encoding cytospin-A isoform X6 — translated: MGVAGGCTEKETPSGNRFACKCITKRQPRMKKTSRSVGSVPKVSGISKAQTADKTKPENSSSASAGGKLVKPGTAASLSKTKSSDDLLAGMAGGVTVTNGVKGKKSTCPSAAPSASVPAMSTMENRPKSSTGTSSSTKRSTSTGSKESSSTRERLRERTRLNQSKKLPSAGQGASDMALAKRSRSRTATECDIRMSKSKSDNQISDKAALEAKVKDLLTLAKTKDVEILHLRNELRDMRAQLGINEDPPGGDEKSEKEAIIVHQPTDVESTLLQLQEQNTAIREELNQLKNENRMLKDRLNALGFSLEQRLDHSEKLFGYQSLSPEITPGNQSDGGGTLTSSVEGSAPGSVEDLLSQDENTLMDHQHSNSMDNLDSECSEVYQPLTSSDDALDAPSSSESEGIPSIERSRKGSSGNASEVSVACLTERIHQMEENQHSTSEELQATLQELADLQQITQELNSENERLGEEKVILMESLCQQSDKLEHFSRQIEYFRSLLDEHHISYVIDEDVKSGRYMELEQRYMDLAENTRFEREQLLGVQQHLSNTLKMAEQDNKEAQEMIGALKERNHHMERIVESEQKGKAALAATLEEFKATVASDQIEMNRLKAQLENEKQKVAELYSIHNSGDKSDIQDLLESVRLDKEKAETLASSLQEDLAHTRNDANRLQDTIAKVEDEYRAFQEEAKKQIEDLNMTLEKLRSELEEKETERSDMKETIFELEDEVEQHRAVKLHDNLIISDLENTVKKLQDQKHDMEREIKTLHRRLREESAEWRQFQADLQTAVVIANDIKSEAQEEIGDLKRRLHEAQEKNEKLTKELEEVKSRKQEEERGRVYNYMNAVERDLAALRQGMGLSRRSSTSSEPTPTVKTLIKSFDSASQVPSPATAAIPRTPLSPSPMKTPPAAAVSPMQRHSISGPISTSKPLTALSDKRPNYGEIPVQDLDAVGDLGILVELHQRASTKNIFDQPTCFSAESTCHGKCQDHLSVQTKQ
- the SPECC1L gene encoding cytospin-A isoform X1, with amino-acid sequence MGVAGGCTEKETPSGNRFACKCITKRQPRMKKTSRSVGSVPKVSGISKAQTADKTKPENSSSASAGGKLVKPGTAASLSKTKSSDDLLAGMAGGVTVTNGVKGKKSTCPSAAPSASVPAMSTMENRPKSSTGTSSSTKRSTSTGSKESSSTRERLRERTRLNQSKKLPSAGQGASDMALAKRSRSRTATECDIRMSKSKSDNQISDKAALEAKVKDLLTLAKTKDVEILHLRNELRDMRAQLGINEDPPGGDEKSEKEAIIVHQPTDVESTLLQLQEQNTAIREELNQLKNENRMLKDRLNALGFSLEQRLDHSEKLFGYQSLSPEITPGNQSDGGGTLTSSVEGSAPGSVEDLLSQDENTLMDHQHSNSMDNLDSECSEVYQPLTSSDDALDAPSSSESEGIPSIERSRKGSSGNASEVSVACLTERIHQMEENQHSTSEELQATLQELADLQQITQELNSENERLGEEKVILMESLCQQSDKLEHFSRQIEYFRSLLDEHHISYVIDEDVKSGRYMELEQRYMDLAENTRFEREQLLGVQQHLSNTLKMAEQDNKEAQEMIGALKERNHHMERIVESEQKGKAALAATLEEFKATVASDQIEMNRLKAQLENEKQKVAELYSIHNSGDKSDIQDLLESVRLDKEKAETLASSLQEDLAHTRNDANRLQDTIAKVEDEYRAFQEEAKKQIEDLNMTLEKLRSELEEKETERSDMKETIFELEDEVEQHRAVKLHDNLIISDLENTVKKLQDQKHDMEREIKTLHRRLREESAEWRQFQADLQTAVVIANDIKSEAQEEIGDLKRRLHEAQEKNEKLTKELEEVKSRKQEEERGRVYNYMNAVERDLAALRQGMGLSRRSSTSSEPTPTVKTLIKSFDSASQVPSPATAAIPRTPLSPSPMKTPPAAAVSPMQRHSISGPISTSKPLTALSDKRPNYGEIPVQEHLLRTSSTSRPASLPRVPAMESAKTISVSRRSSEEMKRDVSAPEGASPASLMAMGATSPQLSLSSSPTASVTPTTRSRIREERKDPLSALAREYGGSKRNALLKWCQKKTEGYQNIDITNFSSSWNDGLAFCALLHTYLPAHIPYQELNSQDKRRNFTLAFQAAESVGIKSTLDINEMVGTERPDWQNVMLYVTAIYKYFET